Within Dictyostelium discoideum AX4 chromosome 4 chromosome, whole genome shotgun sequence, the genomic segment aacaaaacagtTTGGAATTATTTGAGggttaattatttttattatagttgttcattgttttattttcatttatgtctagattttcaatattattatttttattattaaaaaaaaaaaataaaaaaaaataaaaaaaatgagttATAacttggtttttttttttttcaaaatacaAAAATCAATCATCATAACAATTATGGGgttagattaaaaaaaattatttaatgtgGGTgtgaatttttataataatataacaaaCCTACACAAAAACTTGGTGGTGAAAgtggtaaaaataaaataatcataattgtgtttttatattcttttgatttaatttatttttatttttttttatttttttttttaatgttgagTAGGTTACATCACTTTTTCAAACATCATTCACAcccaaatatatatatatatatatatagtatAAAGGAAACAAATTAATTCAGAAtgccacaaaaaaaaaaaaataaaaaaaaaaaaaaataaaaaaaaaaaataaaaaaaaaaaaaaaaaaaaaaaaactaaaaggTAATTAGAAAAGAATTGTCCAATGTTAATTCTCTGTTATCCCAATCACCGACAATTTCGAACATGATTTCTATGTTGTACATTTATtagatcaacaacaacaacaacaactactacacaACTGAATTAGAATGTCAATTAGATCCAAATTAATGTGTTTGTAATTTAATTACAACCAGTAAACAGGTTCTGGTTTAATATTCCCGAATAATATTCTAACATTATCAAGTCAATCATATTCAAATAGTACCGTTGCattaatttaaaaccaaTGGTTACTGTTATTCTCCAAccattaaaaacaattaataaaagaaaaaaaattaaataaataaaacaaaatgaataaaaaatttaaattataattaatttatgaataaatttatttaaagagtTTTGATTGTGATATTGGATATTGTAGTGGGTATTActgtttaaaaattttaaaaaaaaaaaaaaataaaaataattacttaaaatatcaatttaCTATATcactaaaaaattaatagtaattttattttattaattacctttttaatttttattttatttttaaaataaatatatacacatatgtattttattttattataggTAATTATTAtaggtaattattattattataattttgtttttttatttttatttatttatttatttatttatttgtataaaatttttataaaatataaattttctttttttttttattatttattacttattattatttattatttattatttctttatttttttttttattatttataatttgaaatttctatTAAATTGTAATCTGGATCTCTAATATAAACTGATAAGATTGGTTTTGAGAGAGCACCAGTTCTTTCACATGGTCCTTCTTCAATTGTTATATTCTTTTGAAATAGTTCTGTGATTACTTCATGTAAAGGTGTAATAGTTATAAAACATAAATCTGCTGATCCTGCAGTTGGTAAAAGTGCTTTTGGTTCAAATTCTGCACCTTTTTTATGAAGATTTATCTTTTGATTGCCAAATGTTAATGCTTTTCTTTCATTATCTTTACCAAATGTAATCACCTTCATTCCTAATATATTTTCATAGAAATTACatgttttttcaatatctgaAACTGTTAAAACTAAATGATCTAAACGATCTataaacattattatttttatattaatttactatttttattactattattactattataattataaataaatatcaatattatagTATTTAtgaatattgaattattcaaataatttgtattatttgcaAAGGTGATGTTTTgaaacagaaaaaaaaaaaaaaaaattaaaaacaaaaataaaaataaaaaaaaaaataaaataatttttttatttttttttttttattttttttttcgactTAGGAGCTATTCTGTcgtggttttaaaaaaaaccctATTTCATTAACTGACAAAAcggttttttatttgaaatcaCTGATTGATATGAGTAACAAAAtatcagaaaaaaaaaaaatcgtcGTTTGACacaatttttcaaaaatatctttttttttttttttttttttttttttttttttattttaatcaaaacccgaaatttattttggtttttttttttttttttttttttttttattaatttattattgtgtGCGTTTTAAAATAAGACAaccaaaaaccaaaaaagaaaaaagatgGCAACAAacaaatttgtatttttatttttattttttataattgttattgttacTGTGACAagttcaaataatataataaaagttATTGATAGCAGTGATAGTAatagtgatagtgatagcgatagtaatagtggtagtagtaatagtaaatataattttatatcatcTACAATTACAAGTTTAGAATTATCAAAAGTTTGTCCAAATGAAGATTCAATAGATTATTATCGTATTGGTGAATGCATTGATGGATATATGTACAATTGTGACATTGAAAACCAAAATGTATTGGTCAGTAGTTTTGGCGATTTCGAATGTTCAATTCTAAATACAACTACCACTTTTCCAATTGGTtgttcatcaaattcaaatttaaccTCCTATTATAATTGTGTTGAAGAGATAACTCCAACACCATTATCTTATATTATCACTACTTTTGGTGCTCGTCAATGTGATAAAACtcaaataattcaccaaagatttgtaaaattaggtaaattttaaaaattaaatatagattttcaaaaaaaaaaaaaaaaagaaaaaaaaaaaaaaaaagtgtgtatctaactttttattattatttttgttttattattactatagaTAATTGTGGATCATCTATGTATCCAATAATATATGGATCATGTAATTCAACTTATTATTCTTACACCTATTATAATACAACAACTTGTGAAACACCTATTTATGAAATGGCAGATGTTTTAAATGTTTGTGTAGAATCTGACATATTCAATCAATCATATTTATCTCAatgtatataataattttaaatttaaataaagaatctaataggtttttttttttaaagagatAATTCATGGGTTTTAgtattagttttttattttttaaaaatttaattttttttttttgaaaattaaatttaataaaaataaaaataaaaattaaaaaaaaaaaaaattaatccattttaatcaattttttttttgggaaaaaaaaaaagaaaaaaaaaaaaaaataaaataattaggactgatttgaattaaaaaaagtaaaaagtataattttttttttttttggaaatcaAGATCAAAAAATGTTACTTTTTTTGGGTTTACCAAATTTGGTTgatcttttattaaaaaaaaaaaaaaaaaaaatttcaattggaaTTTTTTAGTATAAAAAgacaaaaaattattcattatttttaaaaaacaaatataatttcaaaaataaaaaaaattaaaatagaaattttacattttaggaaaaaagaaaatgtaaaaaaaaaaaaaaaattataattctgAATAGACAATAttaaaaggtaattttaattttaattttcttattttcaaatattttatacaaataaataacttACCATTCTCTTTCCAATTATTAGGCAGAAtgtaaaatttctttttgtcCTTAAACTGTCCCAAAAGGTGTAATTAAATGTCAATActatagtttttattttttagaaaaaaaagatagtCTTATTAAGTGGTAGTTTATTTAGTATTGGTCGGTACTAATTCAATGTCTGAGAATCAaaggattttattttttttataaaataaatctttcAATTCTCAGGCTTTGCTAATTGGTAGATTGGTATTAAACAGCTTTCacttaatgataatatttttaaattaaaaataaactatttgatTGTCGACAATAAACTATAATTTAACATGGTAGTTTGGACTTAATGCAAAGGTAAACTATAACAATACTTTAATTCCAAtactatttaataaatattgcaattttctaattatatattattttataaatttttaggTTGATCCAAGAATTCAATACCTGTCAACAAtactattaaataaaataaattaaaataaattaaaataaaataaattaaaataaattaaaacaacaaacgAAACAAAACGAAACAAAACGAAAcgaaacaaaacaaaacaaaacaaaataaaataaaataaaataaaacaatcattttaatattttaaattaatttatttaaattcttaaaagttcattttttaattcaatccATTtccattataattttaaaaagttctTCATATTAAAGAGATTAATAAGATGAAGAGATTAATCTTTAATAAAAGGAAGAGATTAATCTTCTCTTAAAATGATGTTGGTttataaaatagaaaaagtAAGGTTTTTATTGAATGGGGACGATTTTTtcttataaaaaattgaatttcatCAAGCCTTAGTAGCTCAGTTGGTACGAGCGTGAGACTGAAGATCTTAAGGTCGCTGGTTCGATCCCGGCCTGAggcaattttttttaataaaaaaccaattgaGATCATAGGTTCGATTCTAGTTTAATAAAtccaaaaattgaaaaaggttCTTTTAAAGTGACCAAAGCAATCAAAACTTCAAGTATCCACAAATCTCCAGGTTTAGACGGTATCAATGCACTATTCTACAAGTACCACATCAACTCAATAGCAAGAATATTGACTATAGCTTTCAACGACCTCCTCACAAATAAGAAAGAAATCCCCACAAAATTCAAAGAAGgagtaataacaacaatattcaaaaaaGGAGATGAACTAAACATTTCAAATAGAAGACCAATCACCCTTCTCAATACAGATTACAAAATTTTAAGCAAAATTCTCAACAGTAGATTATTAGATATCACCAgtaaaattatcaacaaatttCAAAACGGCTTTGTTCCAAACAGGTTCATCCAAGACAATATTCAGATCATGAAGGAAGTAATAGAAATAAGTAACAAAAGAAAGAACAATACACTCATTACCTTTTACGATTTTAACAAAGCATTCGATTCAATCAGCCACAAGAGTATCACAAGAACATTAGAGCATATTGGTATCCCCCCAAAATTCACAGCGATCCTACTAAACCTACTCAAAGATactaaaaacaaaataaagatCAACGACTTTTTAGTCAATGGAATAACAATCAGAAGAGGAACAAAACAAGGAGACCCAATATCACCAACAATCTTAGCTCTAGTTTTAGAACCACTTCTAATAGATATCATCAATGATAATCAATCAAGAGANNNNNNNNNNNNNNNNNNNNNNNNNNNNNNNNNNNNNNNNNNNNNNNNNNNNNNNNNNNNNNNNNNNNNNNNNNNNNNNNNNNNNNNNNNNNNNNNNNNNtaaaaaatttaatacaattgaataataaaaatataaccGTTTAACAAACACCGCCGAAAAGACACAAGGACATTCATTCCTTGAAGGTCTGATCacaggtaaaaaaaaaaaaaaaaataatcataatatatctaaaatttaaaaaaaaaaaaaaatccacaGATGGTCAATGGATACCTTAGACATATCAAAATACAACAGAACTGAGAGAATCTTCCCCAATCTCATAGGAATAATAGCACACCAATTATGGAAGATAATCTGTCACAAATTGTTCAACACTGATGAAAGCAAACCAGAGCCAAAATTCGAACAAAAGGTCATAGAAACAGAATTACTAAATCTCATCGAAACTGAAAAATTCATCACACtaaagaaaatcaaacaCGACGAAGCAATACTAAAACACCAATCAAGATCTTcacaaatacaaattcaacaaagcCTGGCAAACCCCAGCAGCTCCGAACCCTCTTCCAATTTAAGtagtagtaaaaaaaaaaaaaaaaaaaaaaaaaaaaaaaaaatataatatagtttaaaaaatttaatacaattgaataataaaaataaaatcgtTTAACAAACACCGCCGAAAAGACACAAGGACATTCCTTGAAGGTCTGATCacaggtaaaaaaaaaaaaaaaaagaaaaaggttCTTTTATTAATGGCTATAAACACAGAATTGGAGATGACTAGCCTCAAAATAACACCACAAACCTATATATATAGGTTAGAATTTCTAACCAgtcaatatcaaaaaaagaaataatttttaaccACTTTTtgtgcaaaaaaaaaaataaaaaataaaaaataaaaaatacagtCTGTGGTGTTTATTTTTGTAACCAAAGCTTAAAAATTAtggtgttttaaaaaaaaaaaaagaaaaagaatgttctattttttaatatttgtcaAGGGTTCTCAGCTTAGTggtttaatttaaatagtcTTTAGTGTTctttattttacaattaaGATTTAAGGaggaattattaatttacaatatttttctttttaaaaattttaaatcttatGGGTTTCTTAGTGAATTATCAGATTGGAAAAATTTTGTTATTACTTGATAGCCTGAAATATTAATAGCACCATAATTTGTAAGACCACTTGAAATTGGTTTACCAATTGTAGCATTATagctttttttatttagagttaaatttgaaactatatctttaattataataataattagtaaaagagtaaaaattaattttaaaaaccatATAAACTTACTTAAAATTGTCATTTTTCTTCTTtggaaacaaataataaaaataataaaataaaaaaaat encodes:
- the glod5 gene encoding glyoxalase domain-containing protein 5: MFIDRLDHLVLTVSDIEKTCNFYENILGMKVITFGKDNERKALTFGNQKINLHKKGAEFEPKALLPTAGSADLCFITITPLHEVITELFQKNITIEEGPCERTGALSKPILSVYIRDPDYNLIEISNYK